The Cohnella abietis genome has a segment encoding these proteins:
- the solA gene encoding N-methyl-L-tryptophan oxidase: MRKLYDVIVVGAGSMGMSAGYELARRGIKTLLIDAFNPPHSNGSHHGDTRLIRHAYSGGPAYVKLALRADELWRELEEATGEKLLERAGVLSITDPAIYSYESRFQVAADHGVFIEDLSAQQIKERWPAVQVGEHHRAMYEPYAGYLYSEKCISTYKKEALQAGATLLTNTFVTKIEPEKSSVTVSTATDSFIANKVILSAGAWFKTLEPFVQLPIRAVRKVVGWFEPSHHSFNAGQFPGFTLETSNGGYYGFPSIGGAGIKIGRHETGVEWQPGEKLAPFGTYPEDEGDLRGALDAFLPGAAGKLLRSAVCKYEFTPDDSFIIDTHPEYSNVLLAGGFSGHGFKFASVVGEILANQIELGKWGQDVGLFSATRFTQPAK; this comes from the coding sequence ATTCGAAAATTATACGATGTTATTGTTGTAGGTGCAGGTTCGATGGGGATGAGCGCTGGCTATGAGCTTGCCCGTAGAGGAATAAAGACGTTATTAATAGACGCCTTTAATCCCCCGCATTCCAATGGCAGTCATCATGGTGATACCCGCCTGATCAGGCATGCCTATAGCGGAGGTCCTGCTTATGTGAAGCTGGCGCTTCGTGCGGATGAGCTATGGCGTGAGCTTGAGGAAGCAACTGGCGAGAAGCTTCTTGAGAGAGCGGGAGTACTTAGTATTACTGACCCTGCTATTTATTCCTACGAGAGTAGGTTTCAAGTTGCGGCCGATCATGGTGTATTTATTGAGGATCTCAGCGCACAGCAAATTAAGGAACGTTGGCCCGCTGTTCAAGTTGGTGAGCATCATCGAGCGATGTATGAGCCATACGCAGGTTATTTGTATAGTGAAAAATGTATATCGACCTATAAGAAAGAAGCTCTGCAAGCAGGAGCGACGTTATTAACGAATACTTTTGTGACGAAAATAGAACCAGAAAAATCCTCTGTAACAGTATCTACTGCAACAGACAGCTTCATAGCCAATAAAGTTATTCTAAGCGCCGGAGCCTGGTTTAAGACTCTAGAGCCGTTCGTCCAATTACCTATTCGTGCAGTCCGCAAAGTTGTGGGATGGTTTGAGCCCAGTCATCATTCATTTAATGCTGGTCAATTCCCCGGATTTACTTTGGAAACGAGTAATGGAGGCTATTACGGGTTTCCTAGCATAGGGGGAGCAGGTATAAAGATTGGTCGTCATGAGACAGGAGTGGAATGGCAGCCGGGAGAGAAGCTTGCGCCGTTCGGGACTTATCCGGAGGATGAGGGAGATTTGCGAGGGGCATTGGATGCATTCCTACCTGGTGCCGCGGGCAAGCTGCTGAGGAGTGCGGTTTGCAAATACGAATTCACACCGGACGACAGCTTTATTATTGACACCCATCCAGAATATTCAAACGTGCTACTAGCAGGAGGTTTCTCAGGACATGGCTTTAAGTTTGCGAGTGTCGTAGGAGAGATACTGGCGAATCAAATCGAGCTTGGCAAATGGGGGCAGGACGTGGGGCTATTTTCCGCAACACGGTTCACGCAGCCTGCAAAATAG
- a CDS encoding DinB family protein yields MSQSIVDIDTYLYTYEQLLAAIEGLTDSQLKWKATDAQWSVTEVLAHLADHNIIVSFRIREILANSEARLPAFSQDPWVAGQKSNEGNASDILEIFRSLLLYNSLLFRRLSSEEWSKTGVNFKGETVTLEAIILAFIAHVQVHLAQIDRIKKGEISSQNSSCTI; encoded by the coding sequence ATGAGTCAATCTATTGTTGACATTGATACTTATTTGTACACTTATGAGCAATTGTTAGCTGCTATTGAAGGTTTAACTGACTCTCAGCTAAAATGGAAAGCGACAGATGCGCAATGGAGTGTTACTGAGGTTCTTGCCCATCTAGCAGATCATAATATTATCGTCTCCTTCCGTATTCGTGAAATACTGGCCAACTCTGAAGCTCGATTGCCAGCGTTCAGCCAAGACCCGTGGGTAGCTGGACAGAAATCTAATGAGGGTAATGCGTCGGATATTTTAGAAATTTTCAGAAGCTTGCTCTTGTATAATAGCTTGTTGTTCCGTCGTCTATCGTCGGAGGAGTGGAGCAAAACAGGTGTTAACTTCAAAGGAGAAACAGTCACCCTAGAGGCCATTATTCTAGCCTTTATTGCACACGTCCAAGTTCATTTAGCGCAGATTGATCGGATTAAAAAGGGAGAAATAAGCTCGCAAAATTCTAGCTGCACAATATAG
- a CDS encoding lipase family protein gives MANSGFDNRTAIFLASVCSQTYAQFNNPDGYFVVPAYYEVVSTFRANSLAGAAEKFGFIIQSASDIIVAFRGTSSTTDWIANAIASQSKYKCVKGAGQTHRGMSSIYYSARNQILGVLNKLDSSKALFITGHSLGGALATLCGLDVAVNSPFRNPVVYTFGSPRVGDPTFAKAFSGEVQHSYRVNNRFDVVTHLPPQVYSPPKSDATYHYMHVRNSEPLSFNNGSVPNNHIISSYYSELSKQSPLYSEELSIRNPGLCPVTDRMYPLGLGQFGTF, from the coding sequence AACCGGACAGCCATTTTCCTAGCTTCCGTCTGCAGCCAAACTTACGCGCAATTTAATAATCCTGATGGCTATTTCGTAGTGCCGGCATATTATGAGGTTGTATCCACATTTCGAGCGAATTCTTTAGCTGGTGCAGCAGAGAAATTCGGATTTATTATTCAATCAGCGAGTGATATCATCGTAGCATTCAGGGGTACGAGCTCGACAACGGATTGGATTGCCAACGCCATTGCCAGTCAGTCGAAATACAAATGTGTAAAAGGTGCAGGTCAAACTCATCGCGGGATGTCGAGTATTTATTATTCCGCCCGCAATCAAATCTTGGGTGTCTTAAACAAGCTTGATTCGTCAAAAGCATTATTCATTACTGGTCACAGCCTTGGAGGGGCACTTGCCACTTTATGTGGACTTGACGTTGCGGTGAATTCCCCTTTTCGCAATCCAGTCGTATACACCTTCGGCTCGCCACGAGTAGGTGATCCGACATTCGCGAAAGCATTTTCAGGTGAGGTTCAGCACAGCTATCGGGTGAATAACCGATTTGACGTCGTTACGCATTTGCCACCACAAGTCTATAGTCCTCCGAAGAGTGATGCTACTTACCACTACATGCATGTTCGAAATTCCGAGCCTCTTTCCTTCAATAATGGTTCCGTGCCGAACAACCACATCATTAGTAGCTATTATTCGGAGCTCTCCAAACAGAGCCCGCTATACTCAGAGGAGCTTAGTATTCGGAATCCCGGTCTTTGCCCAGTAACGGATAGAATGTACCCGCTAGGGCTTGGACAATTCGGAACATTCTGA
- a CDS encoding amidohydrolase, translating into MGSLTTEQFEEQLVAFRRHLHANPELSHEEFETTSTIRTWLTEAGIRIAEYPLKTGVIAEVGGLQEGPIIAIRADIDALPIHEETGLAFASRVPGKMHACGHDLHTAIVLGAAILLKRREHELKGTVRFIFQPAEEKAKGASLVINSGALEGVKAVFGLHNKPNLPVGTIGIKPGPIMAAADGFIVEVEGRGTHAAVPEAGIDPIVTSAHIITALQSIVSRNVSALDSAVVSVTRLNSGTAWNVIADKAVFDGTLRTFDEGVRFRVRERFEQIVVGVGQALGAEANVKWLEGPPAVVNDSRWAEQATRTAESIGLQVVEPTPSSAGEDFAFYLQETPGSFFFLGTSGPQEWHHPAFDVDERALPIGASFFASLAVDALYQLSETKKL; encoded by the coding sequence ATGGGTTCATTAACGACCGAGCAGTTCGAAGAGCAGCTCGTAGCATTCAGACGTCATTTGCACGCCAATCCAGAGCTGTCCCACGAGGAATTTGAAACGACGAGCACGATTCGCACATGGCTTACAGAGGCGGGAATTCGTATTGCGGAGTATCCGCTCAAAACCGGTGTCATCGCTGAAGTCGGAGGCTTGCAAGAGGGCCCAATTATTGCAATTCGCGCTGATATTGATGCACTTCCGATTCATGAGGAGACGGGATTGGCATTCGCTTCACGAGTTCCCGGTAAAATGCATGCGTGTGGGCATGATTTGCATACGGCAATAGTACTGGGTGCGGCTATTTTGCTTAAACGACGGGAACATGAGCTGAAAGGAACAGTACGGTTTATATTCCAGCCGGCAGAGGAGAAGGCGAAGGGCGCTTCTCTAGTTATCAATAGCGGTGCTTTAGAAGGCGTCAAAGCAGTATTTGGCTTACATAATAAGCCTAATTTGCCGGTAGGTACAATTGGCATTAAGCCGGGTCCGATTATGGCGGCAGCAGACGGCTTTATTGTGGAGGTTGAAGGGCGAGGAACGCATGCTGCAGTACCCGAAGCGGGAATCGATCCTATCGTTACTTCCGCACATATTATTACGGCGTTGCAATCAATAGTCAGCCGTAATGTAAGTGCTCTGGATAGTGCAGTCGTTAGCGTTACTCGTCTAAACAGCGGTACGGCATGGAATGTCATCGCGGATAAAGCTGTATTCGATGGCACGTTGAGAACCTTCGATGAAGGTGTTCGTTTTAGAGTCCGTGAACGATTCGAGCAAATCGTCGTTGGCGTTGGGCAAGCTTTAGGAGCTGAAGCAAATGTGAAGTGGCTTGAGGGTCCACCTGCAGTTGTTAATGATTCTAGGTGGGCTGAGCAGGCAACGAGAACGGCTGAATCAATTGGATTACAGGTTGTAGAGCCGACTCCTTCATCAGCTGGTGAGGATTTTGCCTTCTATTTGCAAGAAACACCGGGTAGCTTTTTCTTCTTAGGTACATCTGGACCGCAAGAGTGGCATCATCCGGCCTTTGATGTTGATGAGAGAGCTTTACCAATTGGAGCCTCGTTCTTTGCCTCACTTGCAGTTGATGCATTATATCAATTATCGGAGACGAAGAAGCTCTAG
- a CDS encoding LLM class flavin-dependent oxidoreductase, which produces MAKRSIKLGALVHGVGGNVSGWRHPEVLPDASVNFSYYKEQVQLAESGKFDLVFIADGLYITEKSIPHFLNRFEPITLLSALASVTSKIGLVGTLSSSYSDPFTVARQFSSLDHLSGGRAGWNLVTSPLEGSAKNFGKTEHPTHDERYKIAEEHLEVTRGLWDSWEDDAFVRDKETGVFFDPSKLHRLDHKGAYFNVQGPLNIARSKQGQPVVFQAGSSESGKKLAGKGADAVFTGHENIEEAKAFYADVKARAVANGRSANDIVILPGIAPIIGKTQEEVERKYEEIASLVNIQNALDYLGRFFDHHDFSQYPLDEPFPELGELGSNSFRSGTDKIKKTAKEQGLTLRQVALQSATPRGQFIGTPENIADLIQKWHEEEAGDGFIVYSALPSILRDFVELVIPILQERGIYRTEYESDTLRGNLGLPIPANRYTAVKT; this is translated from the coding sequence ATGGCAAAGCGTTCCATTAAGCTTGGCGCACTTGTTCATGGAGTTGGAGGGAATGTGTCTGGCTGGCGGCACCCTGAAGTACTGCCGGATGCTAGTGTTAACTTTTCCTATTACAAGGAGCAGGTTCAACTTGCGGAATCAGGTAAATTTGATCTCGTGTTTATCGCTGATGGTCTGTATATTACTGAAAAATCAATTCCCCATTTCCTGAATCGTTTCGAACCGATTACGCTTCTGTCTGCATTAGCTTCGGTCACAAGTAAAATTGGTTTAGTTGGCACACTCTCTAGCTCCTACAGTGACCCCTTCACGGTTGCGAGGCAATTCAGCTCTCTCGATCATTTGAGTGGTGGGCGTGCAGGCTGGAATTTGGTGACCTCTCCTCTAGAGGGCTCAGCCAAAAATTTCGGAAAGACAGAGCATCCGACGCATGATGAGCGCTACAAAATTGCAGAGGAGCACTTGGAAGTAACGCGAGGCTTATGGGATTCATGGGAAGACGATGCGTTCGTTCGCGACAAGGAGACAGGAGTCTTCTTTGATCCGTCGAAGCTTCATCGCTTGGATCATAAGGGTGCTTATTTTAACGTACAAGGACCGTTGAATATTGCCCGTTCCAAGCAAGGTCAGCCGGTCGTCTTCCAAGCAGGCTCCTCTGAAAGTGGCAAGAAGCTTGCTGGCAAAGGGGCAGACGCTGTCTTTACAGGTCATGAGAACATAGAGGAAGCGAAGGCTTTCTATGCGGATGTTAAAGCAAGAGCGGTAGCCAATGGTCGCTCTGCCAATGATATCGTCATTCTGCCGGGGATTGCGCCGATTATAGGTAAAACGCAGGAGGAAGTTGAGCGTAAGTATGAGGAAATTGCCAGCTTAGTTAATATTCAGAACGCGCTTGACTATCTTGGTCGGTTTTTTGACCACCACGATTTCTCGCAGTATCCGTTGGATGAGCCGTTTCCCGAGCTTGGGGAGTTAGGCAGCAACAGCTTCCGCAGCGGCACTGACAAAATCAAGAAAACGGCTAAGGAGCAAGGCTTGACGCTACGTCAGGTTGCGCTGCAATCGGCTACTCCTCGCGGACAATTTATCGGCACACCGGAGAATATCGCTGATCTCATTCAGAAGTGGCATGAAGAGGAAGCGGGCGACGGATTCATTGTTTATTCTGCTCTGCCTAGCATCCTTCGGGATTTCGTTGAGCTAGTTATTCCGATTCTGCAGGAGCGTGGCATTTACCGAACAGAATATGAGTCAGATACCCTTCGGGGCAACTTGGGATTACCGATTCCAGCCAATCGATATACAGCTGTTAAAACCTAA
- a CDS encoding LysR family transcriptional regulator, with protein MNEGGFFVNIENIEAFVYVVYCGSFNKAAEALYLSQPSVTARIQSLERGLDCKLFDRQAKQVQITEEGKRFLPFAQQLLLTYQKGKYQVNQKKSPPEEFRIGCTVSVSNYIFPELIVRLKSKFPNTNYRIVTGITDEIVSKVLNKEVDIGFVRNVTHPSLQSIKFYEDPISLYVYEGHPFLLNERLTVEEIAKEPLVFFQCGALDWFRIHRLFENLDQPPNIQVQTDNSEMAKKLVIQKVGISFLPSVCVQQEVAEGKLFPIHVPETDGITMQTNIVIGHGEHSQYLNTIIETGKELIINRLAPASK; from the coding sequence GTGAACGAAGGAGGTTTTTTTGTTAATATAGAAAATATCGAAGCATTTGTTTATGTCGTTTACTGTGGAAGTTTTAATAAAGCCGCAGAAGCGTTATACTTATCACAGCCATCTGTTACTGCTCGCATCCAATCTCTAGAACGGGGGCTGGATTGTAAGCTGTTCGATAGACAGGCTAAGCAAGTCCAGATTACCGAGGAGGGCAAGCGATTCCTGCCTTTTGCACAGCAGCTTCTATTGACCTACCAGAAGGGGAAGTATCAGGTTAACCAAAAGAAATCTCCCCCTGAGGAGTTCAGAATTGGCTGCACGGTGTCGGTGTCTAATTACATTTTTCCAGAATTAATTGTCCGTTTGAAAAGCAAGTTCCCTAATACTAACTATAGGATCGTTACAGGCATTACTGATGAAATCGTAAGTAAGGTGCTGAACAAGGAAGTTGATATTGGTTTTGTGCGAAACGTGACTCATCCTAGCCTTCAATCCATTAAATTTTACGAGGATCCCATATCTCTTTATGTTTATGAGGGGCATCCCTTTCTACTAAATGAGCGCCTTACAGTTGAAGAGATTGCCAAAGAGCCTCTCGTATTTTTTCAATGTGGCGCATTGGATTGGTTTAGAATTCATCGCTTGTTCGAGAATCTTGATCAGCCACCCAACATTCAGGTTCAAACCGACAACTCAGAGATGGCCAAAAAGCTAGTTATTCAGAAGGTGGGAATATCGTTCCTTCCGAGTGTATGTGTCCAGCAAGAGGTTGCTGAGGGTAAGCTATTTCCGATTCACGTTCCAGAGACGGATGGCATTACGATGCAAACAAACATTGTCATTGGCCATGGGGAGCACTCGCAATATTTGAATACAATTATTGAAACAGGCAAAGAGCTCATCATAAATAGATTAGCACCCGCAAGTAAGTAA
- the ssuE gene encoding NADPH-dependent FMN reductase: protein MSHIVIISGSPTPGSRLNGLIDHVESKSAEKGIKISHIRVSELPAEALLHANFKDEQILAALALVESASGVVIASPVYKASFTGILKAFLDLLPQTGLKGKVTLPLFIGGTIAHLLALDYALKPVLSVLGSRNILGGVYAIDQWIERRDGGGFELSEELQERLDRSVEELSEEINWLEIRSKDTAVNS from the coding sequence ATGAGTCACATTGTAATTATTTCAGGTAGTCCAACACCGGGATCCCGTTTGAACGGATTAATCGACCACGTAGAAAGCAAATCTGCTGAGAAGGGTATTAAGATCAGCCACATTCGTGTTTCTGAGCTGCCAGCAGAAGCACTGCTTCATGCGAATTTCAAGGACGAGCAAATTTTAGCTGCGCTTGCTTTGGTGGAATCAGCTAGTGGCGTAGTCATCGCTAGCCCGGTATATAAGGCGTCCTTTACGGGAATTCTGAAGGCTTTCTTGGATCTGCTGCCACAAACCGGCCTAAAAGGGAAGGTTACATTGCCATTATTTATCGGTGGAACTATAGCCCATTTACTTGCCTTGGATTATGCCTTGAAGCCTGTCCTTTCCGTTCTAGGCAGCAGAAATATTTTGGGCGGCGTATATGCGATCGATCAGTGGATTGAGAGACGTGATGGTGGAGGATTTGAGCTGTCAGAGGAGCTGCAGGAGCGTTTGGATCGTTCTGTTGAGGAGCTTTCCGAGGAAATTAATTGGTTGGAAATTCGCTCCAAAGACACTGCCGTCAACTCGTAA
- a CDS encoding DMT family transporter — translation MTEKIFTHPLGIIAAAAGATFLWGSAFPFVKLSYAELNIGKEDVFEQILFAGYRFVLASILILVLMKLIGKKVAYQRGTLLKVGRIGLFQTLLQYVLFSYGISSTTGVQGSIIAGTTSFFQIILAHYMYASDKISLRKMIGLVVGFAGVILVGISKGSLTLHFGLAEICLLLAMFFGALGNVMSKKESEHLEVLYMTSYQMLLGGLAIMAIGASGAGLLPFEMTWSTTWMLLYLACISALGFVVWNTVMKYNKVGSISMYLFLIPVFGVFLSGAMLGEELHMFVWAALVLVVSGIVIVNGKRTKAPTAGSETPGQELTQ, via the coding sequence ATGACAGAGAAAATATTTACTCATCCATTAGGCATTATAGCGGCCGCAGCGGGGGCGACTTTCCTGTGGGGAAGTGCGTTTCCATTTGTGAAATTAAGCTATGCGGAGCTGAACATTGGTAAGGAGGACGTATTTGAGCAGATTTTGTTCGCCGGATACAGGTTTGTTCTTGCGTCTATTTTGATCCTTGTACTGATGAAGCTTATTGGCAAAAAGGTAGCGTATCAACGGGGAACGTTGCTAAAGGTTGGGCGGATAGGCTTGTTCCAGACATTGCTGCAATATGTACTTTTCTCCTACGGTATAAGTAGTACGACCGGTGTGCAGGGATCAATAATTGCAGGTACGACGTCATTTTTCCAAATTATATTGGCTCATTACATGTATGCAAGTGATAAAATTTCACTTCGTAAAATGATAGGACTAGTCGTTGGCTTTGCTGGGGTCATTCTTGTTGGCATCTCTAAGGGCTCGTTAACTTTGCACTTTGGCTTAGCGGAAATTTGCTTGCTGCTTGCGATGTTCTTCGGGGCACTTGGAAACGTGATGTCGAAGAAGGAATCCGAGCATCTTGAAGTTCTTTACATGACCTCTTATCAAATGCTGCTCGGCGGACTTGCGATCATGGCTATCGGTGCATCAGGAGCAGGCTTGCTCCCATTCGAAATGACTTGGAGCACAACGTGGATGCTGCTTTACTTAGCGTGCATTTCTGCGCTGGGGTTTGTGGTGTGGAATACGGTCATGAAGTACAACAAAGTCGGAAGCATCTCGATGTATTTGTTTCTAATACCGGTATTCGGAGTGTTCCTGTCCGGGGCAATGCTCGGCGAGGAGCTCCATATGTTCGTATGGGCGGCGCTCGTCCTTGTCGTCAGTGGCATCGTAATCGTCAACGGCAAGAGGACGAAGGCTCCCACAGCAGGTAGCGAAACCCCCGGACAAGAGCTGACTCAGTAA
- a CDS encoding GNAT family N-acetyltransferase yields MPDKKVVIRKAEDSDHEAIIGVLLDAYEQYERTFSAERWTQYKTSILQSIEATTTKERLVAELDGEIIGSVFIYDSSETAYGDNPKLDIHNPVIRLLGVSQKARGHGVATELIRASAKLSLEWGADQLHLHTSDMMDSAVRLYEHLGFERDYDKQFMSGDLLVKSYRLILRETSLLNA; encoded by the coding sequence ATGCCGGATAAGAAGGTTGTCATTCGCAAGGCAGAGGATTCTGATCATGAAGCTATTATCGGGGTGCTGCTAGATGCGTATGAGCAATATGAACGAACGTTTTCCGCTGAGCGCTGGACGCAATATAAAACAAGTATCCTACAGTCTATAGAAGCTACAACAACGAAGGAGAGACTTGTTGCTGAGCTAGACGGTGAGATTATAGGCAGTGTGTTCATCTACGATTCATCGGAGACTGCTTATGGAGATAATCCGAAGCTGGACATTCATAACCCTGTCATTCGTTTGCTTGGAGTGTCACAGAAAGCACGTGGACATGGAGTTGCAACGGAATTAATACGAGCTAGCGCAAAGCTGTCGTTGGAGTGGGGGGCAGATCAACTTCACCTGCATACCTCTGACATGATGGACTCGGCCGTTAGGCTTTATGAGCATCTTGGTTTCGAGAGAGATTATGATAAACAATTCATGAGTGGAGATTTACTGGTTAAGAGCTACCGACTAATCCTGCGGGAGACATCATTATTAAATGCCTGA
- a CDS encoding amino acid ABC transporter ATP-binding protein has product MIKLTNISKSFGRNQVLNRINLKVDKGEVVAILGPSGSGKTTLLRCINYLEKPNDGEISIDDFSVNCRRPAKKDIHALRQKTAMVFQNYNLFRHKTALENVMEGLVIVKRLSKEEARKKSVELLEKVGLGNKLDSYPSQLSGGQQQRVGIARALALNPEVILFDEPTSALDPELVGEVLSVIRKIAKEGITMIIVTHEMGFAQDVASHVVFMDQGFIVEEGPPKVIFQAPKEERTKQFLARITPESSYSI; this is encoded by the coding sequence ATGATTAAGCTTACAAATATATCGAAATCCTTCGGACGTAATCAGGTGCTTAATAGAATAAACCTCAAGGTTGATAAGGGGGAAGTCGTTGCTATTCTTGGTCCAAGCGGCTCAGGGAAGACAACACTGCTCCGATGCATTAATTACTTGGAGAAACCTAACGATGGAGAAATTTCAATTGATGATTTCAGTGTAAATTGCAGAAGACCTGCTAAGAAAGATATTCATGCGCTTAGGCAAAAAACGGCGATGGTATTCCAAAATTATAATTTGTTCCGACATAAGACTGCCCTTGAGAATGTGATGGAGGGCTTGGTTATTGTTAAGAGGCTGTCGAAGGAGGAGGCGCGTAAAAAAAGCGTTGAGCTGCTTGAAAAGGTAGGGCTTGGAAATAAGCTTGATTCCTATCCGAGCCAGCTTTCAGGAGGTCAGCAGCAGCGGGTAGGTATTGCAAGAGCGCTTGCTCTAAACCCTGAGGTTATCCTCTTCGACGAGCCGACGTCTGCACTTGATCCTGAGCTTGTAGGAGAAGTGCTGTCTGTTATTCGTAAAATAGCTAAGGAAGGCATAACGATGATAATCGTGACACATGAGATGGGGTTTGCTCAGGATGTAGCCAGTCACGTGGTGTTCATGGATCAAGGCTTTATCGTCGAGGAAGGTCCTCCTAAAGTGATCTTTCAAGCCCCTAAAGAAGAGAGAACAAAGCAATTTCTGGCACGAATTACCCCGGAGAGTTCTTATTCGATTTAG